Proteins encoded by one window of Flavobacterium sp. N502540:
- a CDS encoding Mu transposase domain-containing protein: MNDAILPLLEKHNTMSFKGRKYSRLDLFNEIEKETLSFLPLNAYQLKCFSKATVHKSSHVYLNKDKHYYSVPFIYMGKKVLIIYSKTTVEIYHGQRIIACHSRDYSKYLYTTNKEHMPTSYQFVAEWNPERFIQ, encoded by the coding sequence TTGAATGATGCTATTTTGCCGCTTTTAGAAAAGCATAATACAATGTCTTTTAAAGGCAGGAAATACTCCAGATTAGATTTATTTAATGAAATAGAAAAAGAAACACTATCATTCTTACCTCTTAATGCCTATCAGCTTAAATGTTTTTCCAAAGCAACCGTCCATAAATCCAGTCATGTCTATCTCAACAAAGACAAACACTACTACAGTGTTCCTTTTATTTATATGGGTAAGAAGGTCTTGATTATTTACAGTAAAACCACTGTTGAAATTTATCATGGACAGCGCATAATAGCCTGTCATAGCAGAGATTATTCCAAATATCTTTATACGACAAATAAAGAACACATGCCTACATCATATCAGTTTGTGGCAGAGTGGAACCCCGAGAGGTTTATCCAATGA
- a CDS encoding nucleotidyl transferase AbiEii/AbiGii toxin family protein produces the protein MYWKTVNPLLKESLLRLMQAEEFEVFRLVGGTALSLQIGHRLSVDIDLFTDEDYNSVDFDVLEGYLRENFPYVDKVFGGITAMGRSFLIGIDRENTVKLDVYYSNDKFIQDAIVIEGVRMATVEEIIAMKVDVVSRGGRKKDFWDLHELLPKYNIGKMLRFHKIRSEYTHDQAQIMKNFTDFSSADDDFDPECLKGKYWEFVKEDIEAAVKKVKKA, from the coding sequence ATGTATTGGAAAACGGTAAATCCGCTTTTAAAGGAGAGTCTTCTAAGGCTGATGCAGGCTGAAGAGTTTGAGGTATTTCGGCTTGTTGGCGGTACAGCTCTGAGCCTTCAGATCGGACACCGGCTTTCTGTTGATATTGATCTTTTCACAGATGAGGATTACAACAGCGTAGATTTTGATGTGCTTGAAGGGTATTTGAGGGAAAATTTCCCATATGTAGATAAAGTTTTTGGAGGTATTACTGCCATGGGCAGATCTTTTCTTATAGGGATCGACAGGGAAAACACAGTAAAGCTGGATGTTTATTACAGCAATGACAAGTTTATCCAGGATGCTATTGTAATTGAAGGGGTACGTATGGCCACAGTGGAGGAGATCATTGCCATGAAGGTGGATGTTGTTTCAAGGGGAGGACGTAAGAAGGATTTCTGGGATCTTCACGAACTTCTGCCCAAGTACAATATTGGTAAAATGCTGAGGTTTCATAAGATTAGAAGCGAATATACACACGATCAAGCGCAGATCATGAAAAACTTTACGGATTTTAGTTCAGCTGATGATGATTTTGATCCTGAGTGCCTTAAAGGTAAATACTGGGAGTTTGTCAAAGAAGATATTGAAGCTGCTGTGAAAAAAGTAAAGAAGGCTTAG
- a CDS encoding ATP-binding protein, with product MKQLKLYGMSRAFNTTLKASTIDELITYLINSEYDDRENRKVERLINIAKFRYKAFMEEIDFDSSRRVEKNLINRLEFYDFIF from the coding sequence ATGAAACAATTAAAGCTCTACGGGATGTCTAGAGCCTTTAATACTACTTTAAAAGCAAGTACCATTGATGAACTTATTACCTATTTAATTAACTCCGAATATGATGACAGAGAAAATCGAAAAGTAGAAAGATTAATCAATATTGCCAAGTTTAGATATAAAGCTTTTATGGAAGAAATCGATTTTGATAGTTCCAGACGAGTAGAGAAAAACCTGATAAACAGACTTGAGTTTTATGATTTTATATTTTAA
- a CDS encoding PcfJ domain-containing protein, translated as MKDSIAETILKASRTSLLSYYLTSRGQNIKQNWQVVKTTLKYHYKIEDYKIWEYYIDLLRFFKKDLSTEMLACPENLNEAHDRLVTKKRKVQRKKHLLEIRSEMREAQQIYAKQKKPFFGLCFSKENLSISVIETVKDFMDQGDALHNCIFTNV; from the coding sequence TTGAAAGATTCCATTGCAGAAACTATTCTCAAAGCTTCCCGAACTTCATTGCTCAGCTATTATCTGACCTCACGAGGACAAAACATAAAACAGAACTGGCAGGTAGTAAAAACCACTCTGAAATACCACTATAAAATTGAAGACTATAAAATATGGGAGTATTATATCGACCTGCTCCGATTCTTTAAAAAAGACCTCAGCACCGAGATGCTAGCCTGTCCTGAAAACCTCAATGAAGCACATGACAGGCTCGTTACAAAAAAAAGAAAAGTGCAGAGAAAAAAACACCTGCTGGAAATACGCTCAGAGATGCGCGAAGCACAGCAAATTTATGCCAAGCAAAAGAAACCTTTTTTCGGACTGTGTTTCTCCAAAGAAAACCTCAGCATATCTGTAATTGAAACCGTAAAGGATTTTATGGATCAAGGAGATGCCCTGCATAACTGCATTTTTACCAATGTGTAA
- a CDS encoding helix-turn-helix domain-containing protein: MFAKNILLVFKTKDMANKRLDMRNILQLLRLYTQGVSKLQISRQLDLSRNTVKKYIESFHQNSFTYQELSGLSNEDLEELFDGQIKPAPEKNIVLESLFPTIEKELKQVGVTRHLLWEEYREHYPDGYSYSQFCYHYQNWRGKLKPSMHMHHKAGDKVFVDYNGKKLSVIDQSTGELYEVEVFVSVLGASGLTFVEATRTHNKEDFIGSLVKMLDYY, encoded by the coding sequence ATGTTTGCAAAGAATATCTTACTTGTTTTTAAAACAAAAGATATGGCAAATAAACGACTAGATATGAGAAACATTTTGCAATTATTACGTTTATATACTCAAGGAGTAAGTAAGCTCCAAATAAGCAGACAATTAGATTTGTCGCGCAATACTGTAAAGAAATATATTGAATCATTTCATCAAAATTCTTTTACCTATCAAGAGTTATCAGGTCTTAGTAATGAAGATCTGGAAGAACTCTTTGATGGCCAGATAAAACCCGCTCCAGAAAAAAACATAGTTTTAGAATCCTTATTTCCCACGATAGAAAAAGAGTTAAAGCAAGTTGGTGTTACCCGCCATTTGCTCTGGGAAGAATATAGGGAACATTACCCTGATGGTTACAGTTATTCTCAGTTTTGCTATCATTATCAAAATTGGCGAGGCAAACTCAAGCCATCTATGCATATGCATCATAAGGCAGGAGATAAAGTTTTTGTAGACTATAACGGAAAGAAATTATCCGTTATTGACCAATCTACAGGAGAGCTTTATGAGGTAGAAGTTTTTGTAAGTGTTCTAGGGGCAAGCGGACTTACTTTTGTAGAGGCTACCAGAACCCACAACAAAGAAGACTTTATAGGAAGTCTGGTAAAAATGCTAGACTATTATTAG
- a CDS encoding IS3 family transposase codes for MKKYERTFKEYAVKLSYDRGKGHIENVERELGITPTCLNRWRQDFEKFGKGSFCGGGYLKLTPEQALITNLEKKLKESQHTLEILKTGSKYVSQGKVMIKQFIENNKSKFSILKICTVLEVSRSTYYWRKKHEPTNTKIRVNLLKEEITAIFYEFKHTYGCIKITKELEKRGFKIHSSRVSLYMKMLGLRRKVKRKYKVTTDSTHNHYVSPNVLNREFRVNEPSKAWVSDITHIQTTNGFLYLTIVMDLFDRKIIGWSLGDRLSTKQTTLPAWEMAIKNRKIAKDLIFHSDRGVQYANKIFTSTLDSYKCVRRSMSRRQSHYDNAVSESFFNSFKAELINGNKLLPRNQMKVKVYEYIENWYNKKRRHSFLDYKTIEEFDKINNLI; via the coding sequence ATGAAAAAATATGAACGTACTTTCAAAGAATATGCAGTTAAATTAAGTTATGACAGAGGAAAGGGGCACATTGAAAATGTTGAAAGAGAGCTGGGAATAACTCCAACTTGTTTAAACAGATGGCGGCAAGACTTTGAAAAATTTGGAAAAGGAAGTTTTTGTGGGGGTGGTTATTTAAAATTAACTCCCGAACAAGCCTTAATTACTAATCTTGAAAAAAAACTCAAAGAATCACAGCATACACTGGAAATTTTAAAAACTGGAAGTAAATACGTTTCTCAAGGAAAAGTAATGATTAAACAATTCATTGAAAACAATAAATCTAAATTCTCAATTTTAAAGATATGTACCGTTTTAGAAGTGTCGAGAAGTACATATTACTGGAGAAAAAAACATGAACCTACAAATACGAAAATTCGAGTAAATTTATTAAAAGAAGAAATTACAGCTATATTTTATGAATTTAAACATACGTATGGTTGCATAAAAATTACTAAAGAACTTGAAAAGAGGGGATTTAAAATACACAGCTCGCGAGTATCACTATATATGAAAATGCTGGGACTTCGAAGAAAAGTCAAAAGAAAATATAAGGTCACAACTGATTCAACTCATAATCATTATGTGTCTCCAAATGTATTAAATAGAGAATTTAGAGTTAATGAACCTTCTAAAGCTTGGGTTTCCGATATTACACACATACAAACAACAAACGGCTTTCTATACCTTACCATTGTTATGGATTTATTTGACAGGAAAATCATTGGATGGAGTTTAGGCGATCGATTGAGCACTAAACAAACTACCTTGCCTGCTTGGGAAATGGCGATTAAAAACAGGAAAATTGCTAAAGACTTAATTTTTCATTCTGATAGAGGTGTTCAATATGCCAATAAAATTTTCACCAGTACATTAGACTCCTATAAATGCGTTCGGCGTAGTATGAGTCGGAGACAAAGTCATTATGATAATGCCGTTTCTGAAAGTTTTTTCAATTCTTTTAAAGCTGAGTTAATTAATGGAAATAAACTCTTACCGCGTAATCAAATGAAAGTGAAAGTGTATGAATATATTGAAAACTGGTATAATAAAAAGAGAAGGCATTCATTCTTAGACTACAAGACAATCGAAGAATTTGATAAAATTAATAATTTAATCTAA
- the tssD gene encoding type VI secretion system tube protein TssD: MAFKAILEFEGNEYQVLFSKVDMLRHTDGKGAVSSEIKGGRLNLRVKSTDNTTVIEQAVNSQHKPVSGKVKFFKADSEQVMKELTFENAFIVFFSEQLDALAETPMTTEITFSAEKITLGNATLDNNWARI, from the coding sequence ATGGCATTTAAGGCAATTTTGGAGTTTGAAGGAAACGAGTATCAAGTATTATTTTCAAAAGTTGATATGTTAAGACATACCGATGGTAAAGGAGCTGTTTCATCTGAAATTAAAGGAGGTAGATTAAACCTAAGAGTAAAATCTACAGACAACACTACAGTTATCGAACAAGCGGTAAACAGTCAACATAAACCGGTAAGCGGGAAAGTAAAATTTTTCAAAGCTGACTCTGAGCAGGTAATGAAAGAACTTACTTTTGAAAACGCTTTTATTGTGTTCTTTAGTGAGCAGTTAGATGCTTTGGCCGAAACTCCAATGACTACTGAGATTACATTTTCTGCAGAGAAAATTACTTTAGGTAATGCTACATTAGATAACAACTGGGCTAGAATCTAA
- a CDS encoding zincin-like metallopeptidase domain-containing protein, giving the protein MTGSFRSKSYAFEELIVELGVVLMCSEARILFQTKDNSAKYLKSCNKIVVNELKNCNRFFLKVSTQSQEDVNYI; this is encoded by the coding sequence TTGACGGGAAGTTTTAGAAGTAAGAGTTATGCTTTTGAAGAACTTATTGTGGAATTGGGTGTTGTCCTTATGTGTTCTGAAGCGAGAATATTATTCCAAACCAAAGACAATTCGGCAAAGTACTTGAAAAGTTGTAACAAAATTGTGGTCAATGAATTGAAAAATTGCAATCGTTTTTTCCTCAAAGTTTCGACACAATCCCAAGAGGATGTCAATTACATATAA
- a CDS encoding helix-turn-helix transcriptional regulator — MKRDYEKYKGIHPGAVLKRELDKRNISQLSFAHTLSEHAQTINAIVKGKRNLNTALAIKIEEALGVPEGALLVLQVYYDIKKEKEKSAQRRHPELSRLRRGLFWDTNIDAINWEKQSKAVISRVFERGNMSEKKEIVRFYGIEKIKPVLRETAAKPHFTASPNYSKAKRS; from the coding sequence ATGAAAAGGGACTATGAAAAATATAAGGGGATTCATCCCGGTGCTGTACTGAAGCGTGAGCTGGATAAGAGAAACATATCCCAGCTTTCTTTTGCGCATACCCTCTCTGAGCATGCTCAGACTATCAATGCGATTGTAAAGGGAAAGAGAAATCTGAATACTGCTTTGGCCATTAAAATAGAAGAAGCCCTTGGTGTTCCAGAAGGGGCGCTGCTGGTATTACAAGTTTATTACGATATTAAAAAGGAGAAAGAAAAATCAGCACAGAGGCGGCATCCTGAATTGAGCCGTCTTCGCAGAGGACTTTTCTGGGATACCAATATCGATGCGATTAATTGGGAGAAGCAGTCGAAGGCTGTTATCTCGAGGGTTTTTGAGCGCGGAAACATGAGTGAGAAAAAAGAAATTGTACGTTTTTACGGTATTGAGAAAATAAAGCCTGTTCTTCGCGAAACGGCTGCAAAGCCCCACTTTACCGCAAGTCCGAATTACAGTAAAGCCAAAAGGTCGTGA
- a CDS encoding DUF6965 family protein: protein MTPEEIKRYFEATPPPQEVELKPWAKITDSQLFLKSCFLTIYHYKGDLEMCPAWWHLKEFYTLVRRGSKETKNENQSE, encoded by the coding sequence ATGACCCCAGAAGAAATAAAACGCTATTTTGAAGCCACTCCCCCTCCACAGGAAGTGGAGTTAAAGCCATGGGCTAAAATCACAGATTCCCAGCTTTTCCTTAAAAGCTGTTTCCTTACTATATACCATTATAAAGGAGACCTTGAGATGTGCCCTGCCTGGTGGCATTTAAAAGAGTTCTATACACTTGTAAGACGAGGTTCAAAGGAAACTAAAAACGAGAATCAATCGGAATAA
- a CDS encoding OmpA family protein, producing the protein MKIKKIAYTVFLSSVFFSGMAQKSGLDKADKNYNQYAYIDAIATYEKVAEKGYKEEKMLQRLGNAYYFNGELVRALKWYKALFGMNDQQEFEYYYRYAQTLKATGNYTKADKILELFNQKASTDKRGLLFEKNKNYLEQIKNNSGRFEIADAGINSRYSDYGSSFLDNKLVFASARDTGGVAKAKFKWTNKSFTNLYSAELNADGSVGIPKRFENKINSKFNESTPVFTKDGLTMYFTRNNFLNGTKGTDDKKVTLLKLYKASYIKGKWTNIVELPFNSDQYSVAHPTLSVDEKKLYFASDMPGTFGQSDLYSVTINTDGSFGKPENLGAAINTEGRETFPFISGDNELYFASDGRPGLGGLDVYVSTIKNDLTFSEVQNVGAPINTKVDDFGFIMDSKSRTGFFSSNRDGGHGYDDVYRFSETRKLPCEEILSGTVIDAETNLVLENAKVNLLDNQLQIIGEVITKADGKYSFKVNCNKEYFVRAARQDYDTNELPKAIDKTSLTLPLKKTPQKVVEKTIEKLIVGDDLAKILHIKMIYFDLGKSIVRKEAAIELEKIRQVMIQNPSMKIDVRSHTDSRQTHAYNEKLSDRRAKATVAWLVKKGIAVDRITGKGYGETQLLNKCADGVKCTTEEHQANRRSEFIIVSM; encoded by the coding sequence ATGAAAATAAAAAAAATAGCATATACGGTCTTTCTGTCTTCCGTTTTTTTTAGTGGAATGGCACAAAAGTCAGGTTTAGACAAAGCTGATAAAAATTACAATCAGTATGCTTACATAGATGCAATTGCTACTTACGAAAAGGTAGCAGAAAAAGGATATAAAGAGGAAAAAATGCTCCAACGATTGGGTAACGCCTATTATTTTAATGGCGAGTTGGTGAGAGCATTAAAATGGTACAAAGCTCTTTTCGGAATGAATGATCAACAGGAATTTGAGTATTATTACCGATATGCTCAAACCCTAAAAGCAACTGGAAATTATACCAAAGCCGATAAAATATTAGAGCTTTTCAACCAAAAAGCAAGTACTGATAAAAGAGGATTGTTATTTGAAAAGAATAAAAATTATTTAGAGCAGATAAAAAACAATTCAGGGAGATTTGAAATTGCCGATGCCGGAATTAATTCAAGATACTCAGATTATGGAAGTTCTTTTTTAGATAATAAATTGGTATTTGCGTCTGCCAGAGACACGGGCGGAGTTGCCAAAGCAAAATTTAAATGGACCAATAAATCGTTTACAAATCTTTATTCGGCAGAATTAAACGCCGATGGTAGTGTAGGAATTCCGAAACGTTTTGAGAATAAGATTAATTCAAAATTTAATGAATCGACTCCTGTTTTTACAAAAGACGGATTAACGATGTATTTTACCAGAAACAATTTTCTAAACGGTACAAAAGGGACAGACGACAAGAAGGTCACTTTGTTAAAATTGTATAAGGCAAGTTACATAAAAGGTAAATGGACGAATATTGTTGAATTGCCTTTTAACAGTGATCAATACAGTGTGGCACATCCGACATTAAGTGTAGATGAAAAAAAGTTATACTTTGCTTCAGACATGCCGGGTACTTTTGGACAATCAGATTTGTATAGTGTGACGATTAATACGGATGGCAGTTTTGGTAAACCTGAAAACCTGGGAGCCGCAATTAATACTGAGGGAAGAGAAACTTTTCCTTTTATATCAGGAGACAATGAATTGTATTTTGCCAGCGACGGACGTCCGGGATTAGGAGGACTTGATGTCTATGTTTCGACTATTAAAAATGATTTGACTTTTAGCGAAGTTCAGAATGTTGGAGCTCCTATAAATACAAAAGTGGATGATTTTGGTTTTATAATGGACAGTAAAAGCAGAACCGGTTTTTTCTCCTCCAATAGAGATGGAGGACATGGTTATGATGACGTTTATCGTTTTTCGGAAACCAGAAAATTGCCTTGTGAGGAGATTTTATCAGGAACTGTTATAGATGCCGAAACAAATTTGGTATTAGAGAATGCAAAAGTAAATTTACTGGACAATCAGCTTCAGATAATAGGAGAGGTAATAACCAAAGCCGATGGGAAGTATAGTTTTAAAGTAAACTGCAATAAAGAATACTTTGTTCGCGCTGCAAGACAAGATTATGACACTAATGAATTGCCTAAAGCGATCGATAAAACAAGTTTGACACTGCCTTTGAAAAAAACGCCTCAAAAAGTGGTCGAAAAAACGATTGAAAAATTGATTGTGGGTGACGATTTGGCGAAAATTTTACATATAAAAATGATTTATTTCGATTTAGGTAAATCGATTGTTCGAAAAGAGGCCGCCATTGAGTTAGAGAAAATCCGTCAGGTGATGATTCAAAATCCAAGCATGAAAATTGATGTTCGCTCGCACACAGACAGTAGACAAACACATGCGTACAATGAAAAACTCTCCGACAGAAGAGCTAAAGCAACAGTGGCATGGCTGGTTAAAAAAGGAATAGCTGTTGATCGTATAACCGGAAAAGGGTACGGAGAAACACAATTACTGAATAAATGTGCTGATGGCGTAAAATGTACTACAGAAGAACATCAGGCAAATCGAAGAAGTGAGTTCATTATTGTTTCGATGTAA
- a CDS encoding IS3 family transposase → MEKNKIYNRNFKINIVKLALETNFSKVAKEFGIAATNIYRWKNEFQKYEEESFCGRGRFRTAEQKRFSELKRTLKQKLKDTEIEIEIFKNASKYISEGKPKIFHFIENNLDTYPLWRMCKVLGIRDYTYYRWKNHVISPRQRQTILLEEEITSIFHEYKEIYGNKKISAELESRGFKLSCAQVTLYMKKLGLTSKVRRKDKATSSKFYNPYVFPNVLNRQFKAEESSQIWVSGISSIEAVTGFLFLTIIMDLFDRKIIGWTLSDGLTIKETSIPSWEMAVHNRKIKKGLIFHSDRSPQYANKLFTHKLNSYKEVRQSMSRTRNHLDNAIPKRFFTSFRSELMALNILLTKKQIEEKIFEYIENRH, encoded by the coding sequence ATGGAGAAGAATAAAATTTATAACCGTAATTTTAAAATAAATATTGTAAAACTAGCGCTCGAAACAAATTTTTCTAAAGTTGCAAAAGAATTTGGCATCGCTGCTACAAACATCTATAGATGGAAAAACGAGTTCCAAAAATATGAAGAAGAAAGTTTTTGTGGAAGGGGGCGTTTTAGAACCGCTGAACAAAAAAGATTTTCCGAACTTAAAAGAACACTTAAGCAAAAGCTTAAGGATACGGAAATTGAAATTGAAATTTTTAAGAACGCAAGTAAATATATCTCTGAAGGGAAACCAAAGATTTTTCATTTTATTGAAAACAATTTAGATACATATCCACTTTGGAGAATGTGTAAAGTTTTAGGTATAAGAGATTATACATATTATAGATGGAAAAATCATGTAATATCTCCAAGGCAACGCCAAACAATCTTATTAGAAGAAGAAATAACTTCTATATTTCATGAATATAAAGAGATATACGGTAACAAAAAAATTTCAGCAGAATTAGAAAGTCGAGGTTTCAAATTATCGTGTGCTCAAGTTACTCTCTACATGAAAAAACTAGGTCTTACTAGCAAGGTTAGAAGAAAAGATAAAGCTACATCTAGTAAATTTTATAATCCTTATGTTTTTCCCAATGTTCTCAATCGACAATTTAAAGCTGAAGAATCTTCTCAGATTTGGGTTTCGGGTATAAGCAGCATAGAAGCAGTCACTGGATTTTTGTTCTTAACAATTATTATGGATTTATTTGACAGAAAAATTATTGGATGGACTCTGAGTGATGGACTAACAATAAAAGAAACTTCTATCCCTTCGTGGGAAATGGCGGTTCATAATCGAAAAATAAAGAAGGGGTTAATATTTCATTCTGATCGATCACCTCAATATGCCAATAAGTTGTTTACTCATAAATTAAACTCTTATAAAGAAGTCAGACAAAGCATGAGCCGAACAAGGAATCATTTAGATAATGCTATACCTAAACGCTTTTTTACTTCTTTTAGATCTGAACTAATGGCTTTAAATATACTTCTGACTAAAAAACAAATAGAAGAAAAAATATTTGAATATATTGAAAATAGGCATTAA
- a CDS encoding type IX secretion system membrane protein PorP/SprF, which produces MKKLVLVLLFCSTAGFAQQDAQFTQYMYNTININPAYAGSRGAMSIFGLYRTQWVGLDGAPETSSFSLNTPINNNVGLGVSLVNDKIGPTNENNISADFSYSIQTSATAKLSFGIKGSANIFKLDPTKLNPEHQGDTQFQDFQNKFAPNIGAGVYWHTDKAYVGLSVPNFIQTTRFDDNDYSIYKDRINYYFIAGYVFNLNRYETIKFKPALMTKMVEGSPLQVDASANFMFNDKFVVGVAYRWSASFSALAGFQITDSMYLGYSYDRETTRLVNYNSGSHEIFLRFEFLKNYSRITSPRFF; this is translated from the coding sequence ATGAAAAAATTAGTTTTAGTTTTATTGTTTTGTTCTACCGCAGGTTTTGCCCAGCAAGATGCGCAGTTTACACAATACATGTATAATACCATCAATATAAATCCCGCTTATGCCGGTTCTCGCGGAGCTATGAGTATTTTCGGATTGTATCGCACCCAGTGGGTTGGATTGGATGGAGCACCCGAAACCAGCAGTTTTTCGTTAAACACACCAATAAACAATAATGTAGGATTAGGAGTATCGTTAGTCAATGATAAAATCGGACCAACAAATGAAAACAATATATCAGCTGATTTCTCTTACTCCATACAAACATCAGCAACCGCTAAACTTTCTTTTGGTATTAAAGGTTCTGCCAATATATTTAAGCTGGATCCTACAAAGTTAAACCCGGAACATCAGGGAGATACCCAGTTTCAGGATTTTCAGAATAAATTCGCTCCAAATATCGGAGCCGGAGTTTACTGGCATACGGATAAAGCTTATGTGGGATTATCCGTTCCTAATTTTATTCAAACTACCCGCTTTGACGATAACGATTATTCCATCTATAAAGACCGTATTAACTATTATTTCATAGCGGGTTATGTATTTAATCTAAATCGTTATGAAACGATAAAATTCAAGCCGGCTTTAATGACTAAAATGGTAGAAGGTTCACCATTACAAGTAGACGCATCGGCAAATTTTATGTTCAACGATAAATTTGTGGTCGGAGTAGCTTACAGATGGAGCGCCTCTTTTAGTGCTTTGGCAGGATTTCAGATAACCGATAGCATGTATTTAGGGTATTCCTATGATCGCGAAACAACCCGATTAGTAAACTACAACTCAGGGTCGCATGAGATATTTCTGCGTTTTGAATTCTTAAAAAATTACAGCCGAATAACTTCACCTAGATTCTTCTAA
- a CDS encoding single-stranded DNA-binding protein — MEITGRIVKDASVFKVKQNREAVNFSIAVNDSYKPKDSTELKKIVTYINCSYWLSAKKAQWLKKASVVELFGRISMNVYIGNDSEAHGSLTFHTSHIKILAFAKSEKETLQISAGAKANTEKEPDGLPF, encoded by the coding sequence ATGGAAATCACAGGACGAATTGTAAAAGACGCCTCCGTTTTTAAAGTAAAACAAAACCGTGAGGCCGTAAACTTCTCCATAGCAGTCAACGACAGCTATAAACCAAAAGACAGCACCGAGCTGAAAAAAATTGTCACCTACATCAACTGCTCCTACTGGCTTTCCGCCAAAAAAGCTCAATGGCTCAAAAAAGCCTCAGTAGTGGAACTCTTCGGGCGCATTAGTATGAATGTCTATATCGGGAACGATTCCGAGGCGCACGGCTCTCTGACCTTTCATACAAGTCACATTAAAATCCTCGCATTTGCTAAAAGTGAAAAGGAAACACTGCAGATAAGTGCAGGCGCTAAAGCCAATACCGAAAAAGAACCGGACGGCCTGCCCTTTTAA
- a CDS encoding IS110 family transposase has translation MICEVYPVGLNPFAITHLSIESTGVYWKPVFNILSDEFEILLVNARHLKNIPGHKTDKKDSRWLAKLLFSGLLKASFVPPNTIRDLRDLTRYRKKLVQNATAERNRFERVIQDANFKLSNVITDLFGKTGILIITALLQGNNNFEELLALCHGSIKMKKDILKEALKGKLTDHHKFMLETIRLSIENINYRIAKIDRETALLCNQYSTEIDLLKTIPGVNSISAASMIAEIGVDMDKFPTVHHLASWAGVCPGNNESAGKMSSSRITSGNQHLKLMLIECAWSATGVKDCYLRKKYESLLVRRGKKRVLVAVGHKMLTAAYFMIKYKVPYLELGYDYIDSRRKQNQVQSYIDKLKKLGIEVEITQAL, from the coding sequence ATGATCTGCGAGGTTTATCCGGTTGGCTTAAATCCTTTTGCGATCACTCATTTGTCAATAGAGAGTACAGGTGTTTACTGGAAGCCTGTTTTTAATATTCTCAGTGATGAATTTGAAATACTTCTTGTAAATGCAAGGCATCTTAAGAATATTCCGGGGCATAAAACCGATAAAAAGGACAGTCGATGGCTAGCTAAACTCCTTTTTAGCGGTTTGTTGAAAGCAAGCTTTGTTCCACCAAATACAATAAGAGACTTAAGAGACCTGACTCGTTATCGAAAAAAACTCGTACAGAATGCAACAGCAGAACGGAACCGATTTGAAAGAGTTATTCAGGATGCTAATTTTAAACTCAGTAATGTTATTACGGACTTATTTGGTAAAACAGGAATTTTAATCATAACAGCTTTACTGCAGGGCAATAATAATTTTGAAGAACTACTTGCCTTATGTCATGGATCTATCAAAATGAAAAAAGATATTCTCAAAGAAGCTTTAAAAGGTAAGCTTACTGATCACCATAAATTTATGCTTGAGACTATTCGACTTAGTATTGAAAACATAAATTATAGGATCGCTAAGATAGACAGAGAAACAGCTTTACTGTGCAATCAATATTCAACAGAGATTGATCTTTTAAAAACAATTCCAGGAGTTAATTCTATAAGTGCCGCTTCTATGATTGCTGAGATAGGTGTTGATATGGACAAATTCCCAACAGTTCATCATCTGGCATCTTGGGCAGGAGTCTGCCCCGGTAATAATGAGAGTGCTGGAAAAATGAGCTCGAGCAGAATTACAAGCGGCAATCAGCATTTGAAACTAATGTTAATAGAATGTGCATGGTCAGCGACAGGTGTAAAAGATTGTTATCTGCGTAAAAAATACGAAAGCCTTCTTGTTAGACGCGGTAAAAAAAGAGTTCTAGTTGCTGTTGGTCATAAAATGCTGACTGCTGCCTATTTCATGATAAAATATAAAGTTCCTTATTTAGAATTAGGCTATGATTACATTGATTCCAGAAGAAAGCAAAATCAAGTTCAGTCCTATATTGACAAACTAAAAAAATTGGGCATTGAGGTTGAAATAACCCAAGCCCTCTGA